In a single window of the Sylvia atricapilla isolate bSylAtr1 chromosome 22, bSylAtr1.pri, whole genome shotgun sequence genome:
- the CELA3B gene encoding chymotrypsin-like elastase family member 3B: MAAMLSLVLLLVAGGVRAAVLPDSRVVNGQDAEPYSWPWQISLQYERDGTFRHTCGGTLIAANWVMTAAHCISKSRTYQVVLGEYDMSAGEGPEQRIPVNSDDIFVHPKWLSFCAACGNDIALLKLQRPAVLSAEVQVGRLPPAGSILPNGYPCVLSGWGRLTTGGSLPDRLQQAELPVVDYEHCTQSDWWGALAIRQTMICAGGAEKAGCNGDSGGPLNCQAEDGTWEVHGIASFVSALGCNAEKKPTVFTRVSAFEDWIAEIIRDN, encoded by the exons ATGGCTGCGATGCTGAGCCTcgtcctgctgctggtggccgGCG GTGTTCGTGCCGCGGTGCTGCCGGACTCCCGGGTGGTAAATGGGCAAGACGCGGAGCCCTACAGCTGGCCCTGGCAG ATCTCGCTGCAGTACGAACGGGACGGCACCTTCCGCCACACCTGCGGGGGCACCTTGATCGCTGCCAACTGGGTGATGACAGCCGCGCACTGCATCTC CAAATCACGCACGTACCAGGTGGTGCTGGGCGAGTACGACATGAGCGCCGGTGAGGGCCCCGAGCAGCGCATCCCCGTGAACTCCGACGACATCTTCGTGCACCCCAAGTGGCTCAGCTTCTGCGCGGCCTGCGG CAATGACATCGCCCTGCTGAAGCTGCAGCGTCCGGCCGTGCTCTCGGCGGAGGTCCAGGTGGGGCGGCTGCCGCCCGCCGGCTCCATCCTGCCCAACGGGTACCCCTGCGTGCTCAGCGGCTGGGGACGGCTCACCA CTGGGGGGTCGCTGCCAGACcggctgcagcaggcagagctgcctgtggtgGACTATGAGCACTGCACCCAGTCTGACTGGTGGGGGGCCCTGGCCATCCGCCAAACCATGATCTGTGCTGGAGGCGCTGAGAAGGCCGGATGCAAT GGCGACTCTGGGGGCCCCCTGAACTGCCAGGCTGAGGATGGGACCTGGGAGGTCCACGGCATCGCCAGCTTCGTGTCAGCCCTGGGCTGCAATGCTGAGAAGAAACCCACCGTGTTCACCCGTGTGTCTGCCTTTGAGGACTGGATTGCAGAG ATCATCAGAGACAACTGA
- the TMEM269 gene encoding transmembrane protein 269 isoform X3, which yields MWMVSPPVDEGSAWLWDTAKAGGIFQSTKKLVLSEQAGRGRALEFLRKNAANGLSVANLLAGLSSILCSVNRQYQYSCWLLLLGFLLDLADGAVARQLDACSALGAKLDDFADFTTFGLGTALLLQPEGVLGVLLTLAYVLAVFTRLCFFSSGIPFTYRGLPCPYASALLASTFLLTRGHVALLRAAAAAMILFMADCGFYPHDKVLESQLWKKLVYAGGVVAVLLAPTAVAAVYCLAWATSYIVFPFALWSCKT from the exons ATGTGGATGGTGTCACCGCCGGTCG atgaaGGATCTGCCTGGCTTTGGGACACGGCAAAGGCGGGGG GTATTTTCCAGTCCACCAAGAAGCTGGTGCTGAGTGAGCAAGCAGGACGAGGACGGGCACTGGAATTCCTCCGGAAAAACGCCGCCAACGGGCTCTCTGTGGCCAACCTCCTGGCTGGGCTTTCCTCCATCCTCTGCAGCGTCAACAG ACAATACCAGTactcctgctggctgctgctcctgggcttcCTGCTGGATCTGGCTGACGGGGCCGTGGCCCGGCAGCTCGATGCCTGCTCGGCACTGG GTGCCAAGCTGGATGACTTTGCCGATTTCACCACGTTTGGGCTGGGCACGGCGCTGTTGCTGCAGCCTGAGGGTgtgctgggggtgctgctgACCCTTGCCTACGTGCTGGCTGTCTTCACCCgcctctgcttcttctccagTG GAATTCCCTTCACCTACCGGGGGCTGCCCTGCCCCTACGCCTCAGCGCTGCTGGCCAGCACCTTCCTGCTCACCAGGGGACACGTGGCCCTGCTccgtgctgctgcagctgccatgATCCTGTTCATGGCCGACTGTGGCTTCTACCCCCACGACAAGGTGCTGGAGTCACAGCTCTGGAAGAAACTGGTTTATGCTGGAG GGGTGGTGGCTGTCCTGCTGGCACCGACGGCAGTGGCTGCAGTTTATTGCCTGGCCTGGGCCACGTCCTACATCGTCTTCCCTTTCGCCCTCTGGAGCTGCAAGACCTGA
- the TMEM269 gene encoding transmembrane protein 269 isoform X2, which produces MWMVSPPVGIFQSTKKLVLSEQAGRGRALEFLRKNAANGLSVANLLAGLSSILCSVNRQYQYSCWLLLLGFLLDLADGAVARQLDACSALGAKLDDFADFTTFGLGTALLLQPEGVLGVLLTLAYVLAVFTRLCFFSSGIPFTYRGLPCPYASALLASTFLLTRGHVALLRAAAAAMILFMADCGFYPHDKVLESQLWKKLVYAGGVVAVLLAPTAVAAVYCLAWATSYIVFPFALWSCKT; this is translated from the exons ATGTGGATGGTGTCACCGCCGGTCG GTATTTTCCAGTCCACCAAGAAGCTGGTGCTGAGTGAGCAAGCAGGACGAGGACGGGCACTGGAATTCCTCCGGAAAAACGCCGCCAACGGGCTCTCTGTGGCCAACCTCCTGGCTGGGCTTTCCTCCATCCTCTGCAGCGTCAACAG ACAATACCAGTactcctgctggctgctgctcctgggcttcCTGCTGGATCTGGCTGACGGGGCCGTGGCCCGGCAGCTCGATGCCTGCTCGGCACTGG GTGCCAAGCTGGATGACTTTGCCGATTTCACCACGTTTGGGCTGGGCACGGCGCTGTTGCTGCAGCCTGAGGGTgtgctgggggtgctgctgACCCTTGCCTACGTGCTGGCTGTCTTCACCCgcctctgcttcttctccagTG GAATTCCCTTCACCTACCGGGGGCTGCCCTGCCCCTACGCCTCAGCGCTGCTGGCCAGCACCTTCCTGCTCACCAGGGGACACGTGGCCCTGCTccgtgctgctgcagctgccatgATCCTGTTCATGGCCGACTGTGGCTTCTACCCCCACGACAAGGTGCTGGAGTCACAGCTCTGGAAGAAACTGGTTTATGCTGGAG GGGTGGTGGCTGTCCTGCTGGCACCGACGGCAGTGGCTGCAGTTTATTGCCTGGCCTGGGCCACGTCCTACATCGTCTTCCCTTTCGCCCTCTGGAGCTGCAAGACCTGA
- the TMEM269 gene encoding transmembrane protein 269 isoform X1, whose protein sequence is MFWGGCSPSLVGTRWGVVGIFQSTKKLVLSEQAGRGRALEFLRKNAANGLSVANLLAGLSSILCSVNRQYQYSCWLLLLGFLLDLADGAVARQLDACSALGAKLDDFADFTTFGLGTALLLQPEGVLGVLLTLAYVLAVFTRLCFFSSGIPFTYRGLPCPYASALLASTFLLTRGHVALLRAAAAAMILFMADCGFYPHDKVLESQLWKKLVYAGGVVAVLLAPTAVAAVYCLAWATSYIVFPFALWSCKT, encoded by the exons ATGTTTtgggggggctgcagcccctccctggTTGGAACACGGTGGGGGGTTGTAGGTATTTTCCAGTCCACCAAGAAGCTGGTGCTGAGTGAGCAAGCAGGACGAGGACGGGCACTGGAATTCCTCCGGAAAAACGCCGCCAACGGGCTCTCTGTGGCCAACCTCCTGGCTGGGCTTTCCTCCATCCTCTGCAGCGTCAACAG ACAATACCAGTactcctgctggctgctgctcctgggcttcCTGCTGGATCTGGCTGACGGGGCCGTGGCCCGGCAGCTCGATGCCTGCTCGGCACTGG GTGCCAAGCTGGATGACTTTGCCGATTTCACCACGTTTGGGCTGGGCACGGCGCTGTTGCTGCAGCCTGAGGGTgtgctgggggtgctgctgACCCTTGCCTACGTGCTGGCTGTCTTCACCCgcctctgcttcttctccagTG GAATTCCCTTCACCTACCGGGGGCTGCCCTGCCCCTACGCCTCAGCGCTGCTGGCCAGCACCTTCCTGCTCACCAGGGGACACGTGGCCCTGCTccgtgctgctgcagctgccatgATCCTGTTCATGGCCGACTGTGGCTTCTACCCCCACGACAAGGTGCTGGAGTCACAGCTCTGGAAGAAACTGGTTTATGCTGGAG GGGTGGTGGCTGTCCTGCTGGCACCGACGGCAGTGGCTGCAGTTTATTGCCTGGCCTGGGCCACGTCCTACATCGTCTTCCCTTTCGCCCTCTGGAGCTGCAAGACCTGA
- the SVBP gene encoding small vasohibin-binding protein: MDPGTGPRKERPKPREPAARLEKAKQRSAQQELKQRQRAEIYALNRVMTELEQQQFDSFCKQMQGSGE, translated from the exons ATGGATCCGGGCACGGGGCCGCGGAAGGAGCGGCCGAAGCCGCGGGAGCCAGCAGCTCGCCTGGAGAAGGCCAAGCAGAGGTcggcacagcaggagctgaagcagcGGCAGCGGGCAGAG ATCTACGCCCTGAACCGGGTGATGAcggagctggagcagcagcagttcgACTCCTTCTGCAAGCAGATGCAGGGATCCGGGGAATGA
- the LOC136370856 gene encoding E3 ubiquitin-protein ligase TRIM62, producing MACSLKDELLCSICLSIYQDPVGLGCEHYFCRRCITEHWVRQEPQGTRDCPECRRTFPEPTLAPSLKLANIVERYSAFPLDAILGAQRSPFPCKDHEKVKLFCLTDRAVVCFFCDEPAMHEQHQVTNVEDAFEELQRELKEQLQGLQESERGHTEALQLLKKQLAETKSSAKSLRATIGEAFERLHRLLRERQKAMLEELEADTARTLSDIEHKIQRYSQQLRKVQEGTQILQERLAEADKHVFLAGVASLSERLKGKIHETNLTYEDFPTSKYMGPLQYTIWKSLFQDIHPVPAALTLDPGTAHHRLILSDDCTIVAYGNLHPQPLQDSPRRFDVEVSVLGTEAFGAGVHYWEVVVSEKTQWMIGLAHEAVTRKGSIQIQPSRGFYCIVMHDGNQYSACTEPWTRLNVKGKLEKVGVFLDYDKGLLIFYNADDMSWLYTFRERFPGKLCSYFSPGQSHANGKNVQPLRINTVRI from the exons ATGGCCTGCAGCCTCAAGGACgagctgctgtgctccatcTGCCTGAGCATCTACCAGGACCCGGTGGGGCTGGGCTGCGAGCACTACTTCTGCCGCCGCTGCATCACTGAGCACTGGGTGCGCCAGGAGCCGCAGGGCACCCGCGACTGCCCCGAGTGCCGCCGCACCTTCCCGGAGCCAACGCTGGCCCCCAGCCTCAAGCTGGCCAACATTGTGGAGCGCTACAGCGCCTTCCCCCTGGACGCTATCCTGGGGGCCCAGCGCAGCCCTTTCCCCTGCAAGGACCACGAGAAGGTGAAGCTCTTCTGCCTCACTGACCGTGCTGTCGTCTGCTTCTTCTGTGACGAGCCAGCCATGCACGAGCAGCACCAGGTCACCAACGTGGAGGACGCCTtcgaggagctgcag CGTGAGCTGAAGGAGCAACTCCAGGGTCTGCAGGAGAGTGAGCGTGGCCACACAgaagccctgcagctcctcaagAAGCAGCTGGCCGAGACCAAG TCCTCAGCCAAGAGCCTGCGGGCAACGATCGGGGAGGCGTTTGAGAGGCTGCACCGGCTGCTGCGGGAGCGGCAGAAGGCgatgctggaggagctggaggctgaCACGGCGCGGACGCTCAGCGACATTGAGCACAAGATCCAGCGCTACAGCCAGCAGCTCCGCAAGGTCCAGGAGGGCACACAGATCCTGCAGGAGCGCCTGGCTGAGGCAGATAAACATGTCTTCCTGGCTGGTGTGGCATCCCTCTCCGAGAG GCTGAAGGGGAAGATCCATGAGACCAACCTGACCTATGAGGACTTTCCCACCTCCAAGTACATGGGCCCGCTGCAGTACACCATCTGGAAATCTCTCTTCCAGGACATCCATCCTg tgccagcagcgCTGACACTGGACCCTGGCACTGCCCATCACCGCCTTATCCTGTCAGACGACTGCACCATTGTGGCCTACGGCAACCTACACCCGCAGCCGCTGCAGGACTCGCCCCGACGCTTTGACGTGGAGGTGTCGGTGCTGGGCACCGAGGCCTTTGGCGCTGGGGTGCACTACTGGGAGGTGGTGGTGTCTGAAAAAACCCAGTGGATGATCGGCCTGGCCCATGAGGCCGTGACCCGCAAGGGCAGCATCCAGATCCAGCCGAGCCGCGGGTTCTACTGCATCGTGATGCACGATGGGAACCAGTACAGCGCCTGCACCGAGCCCTGGACGCGGCTGAACGTCAAGGGCAAGCTGGAGAAGGTGGGCGTCTTCCTGGACTACGACAAGGGGCTCCTCATCTTCTATAACGCTGATGACATGTCCTGGCTCTACACCTTCCGGGAGAGATTTCCCGGAAAGCTATGCTCGTATTTTAGTCCTGGGCAGAGCCATGCCAACGGGAAGAATGTCCAGCCGCTGCGGATCAATACTGTCCGTATCTAA